One part of the Segnochrobactrum spirostomi genome encodes these proteins:
- a CDS encoding Gfo/Idh/MocA family protein: MPVKKDDSRLKVGVLGCGQIAQAAHFESCTKARNADLYAICDVADDLRERMAATHAPEKAFSDYDAMLADPALDAVIIATSDAFHVPASLRALEAGKHVLCEKPLGVTVEEVESLKAAVERTGKVLQVGHMKRFDPGLEAAKAFIDDGMGEMLALKAWYCDSTHRYPMTDAVQPLIVASANARKPAENPKANLRRYYMLAHGCHLIDTARYFGGEIVEVQARLSEKFGAYCWFVDVAFANGTLGHLDLTVAVRMDWHEGFQIYGERGSILGKTFNPWYYKSSEVDIFDERDATTHRVLGADGHFYRRQLEGFAAVILDGAPMRGADIDDGIASVRTMIAIARSAETGQPVRPDSVSGGL; encoded by the coding sequence ATGCCAGTCAAGAAGGACGACAGCCGCCTCAAGGTCGGCGTCCTCGGCTGCGGGCAGATCGCCCAGGCCGCCCATTTCGAAAGCTGCACCAAGGCCCGCAACGCCGACCTCTATGCGATCTGCGACGTCGCCGACGATCTGCGCGAGCGCATGGCGGCGACCCACGCGCCGGAGAAGGCCTTCTCCGACTATGACGCGATGCTCGCCGATCCGGCGCTCGATGCCGTCATCATCGCAACCTCCGACGCCTTCCACGTGCCGGCCTCGCTGCGGGCCCTCGAGGCGGGCAAGCACGTGCTGTGCGAGAAGCCGCTCGGCGTCACCGTCGAGGAGGTCGAGAGCCTGAAGGCGGCCGTGGAGCGCACCGGCAAGGTGCTCCAGGTCGGCCACATGAAGCGCTTCGATCCCGGGCTCGAAGCGGCCAAGGCCTTCATCGACGACGGCATGGGCGAGATGCTCGCCCTCAAGGCCTGGTATTGCGACAGCACCCACCGCTATCCGATGACCGATGCGGTGCAGCCGCTCATCGTCGCAAGCGCGAACGCCCGCAAGCCGGCCGAGAACCCGAAGGCGAACCTGCGGCGCTATTATATGCTCGCCCATGGCTGCCACCTGATCGACACCGCGCGCTATTTCGGCGGCGAGATCGTCGAGGTCCAGGCCCGGCTCAGCGAGAAGTTCGGCGCCTATTGCTGGTTCGTCGACGTCGCCTTCGCGAACGGCACCCTCGGCCACCTCGACCTCACGGTGGCGGTGCGGATGGACTGGCACGAAGGCTTCCAGATCTACGGCGAGCGCGGCTCGATCCTCGGCAAGACCTTCAATCCCTGGTATTACAAGTCGAGCGAAGTCGACATCTTCGACGAGCGCGACGCGACGACCCACAGGGTGCTCGGCGCCGACGGCCATTTCTATCGCCGCCAGCTCGAAGGCTTCGCCGCGGTGATCCTCGACGGCGCGCCGATGCGCGGCGCCGACATCGACGATGGCATCGCGAGCGTGCGCACCATGATCGCCATCGCGCGGTCGGCCGAAACGGGTCAGCCGGTGCGGCCGGATAGCGTGAGCGGGGGCCTCTGA
- a CDS encoding sugar phosphate isomerase/epimerase family protein, with amino-acid sequence MQLGIFAKTFEGTDAATVLAAVKAAGYGATQFNMACLGLPSMPDAIAPEAAASVTAAVRETGIAVVAVSGTYNMIHPDPAVRATGLARLEVLAAASAGLGTGLVTLCTGTRDAHDQWRHHPDNASPEAWRDLLVEMTKAAAIAERYGIDLGIEPELANVVSSAPLARRLIDEVASPRLKIVLDPANLFEVASRAEQQRLVAGAIDLLADRIAMGHAKDRGPEGDFRTAGTGVLDYDFYLTRLAATGFDGPLITHGLAAHEAAGVAAFLSAKLAAIGAGR; translated from the coding sequence ATGCAGCTCGGCATCTTCGCCAAGACCTTCGAAGGCACCGACGCGGCGACCGTGCTCGCCGCCGTGAAGGCCGCGGGCTACGGCGCGACCCAGTTCAACATGGCCTGCCTCGGCCTCCCGTCGATGCCGGATGCGATCGCGCCTGAAGCGGCCGCCTCGGTCACCGCGGCGGTGCGGGAGACGGGGATCGCCGTCGTCGCGGTCTCCGGCACCTACAACATGATCCATCCGGACCCCGCAGTGCGCGCGACCGGGCTCGCTCGCCTCGAGGTTCTGGCGGCCGCCAGCGCCGGCCTCGGCACCGGCCTCGTGACGCTTTGCACCGGCACGCGCGACGCCCACGACCAGTGGCGCCACCATCCGGACAATGCGAGCCCCGAGGCGTGGCGCGATCTCCTCGTCGAGATGACGAAGGCCGCCGCCATCGCCGAGCGATACGGCATCGATCTCGGCATCGAGCCGGAGCTTGCGAACGTCGTGAGCTCCGCCCCCCTCGCCCGGCGGCTGATCGATGAGGTCGCCTCGCCACGCCTCAAGATCGTGCTCGATCCGGCGAACCTGTTCGAGGTCGCGAGCCGCGCCGAACAGCAGCGCCTCGTCGCCGGCGCGATCGACCTCCTCGCCGACCGCATCGCCATGGGCCACGCCAAGGATCGCGGGCCGGAGGGCGACTTCCGCACCGCCGGCACCGGCGTGCTCGATTACGACTTCTACCTCACGCGGCTCGCCGCGACGGGCTTCGACGGCCCGCTGATCACCCACGGCCTCGCGGCCCACGAGGCGGCCGGCGTCGCGGCCTTCCTAAGCGCCAAGCTCGCCGCGATCGGAGCCGGGCGATGA
- a CDS encoding alpha/beta fold hydrolase — translation MSVTLDRDGLALSLVDQGGEGLPIVFQHGLCGGEGQVAELLPTPAPAPLPPLRRLTLECRGHGASEAGDPARFSIATFADDVAAAVESRGITRAVFGGVSMGAAIATRLAVRRPDLVRALVLLRPAWITEAAPANMAANLEVGRLLAAHAADDARALFEASDTARTLAAEAPDNLASLRGFFTREPIPVTSDLLTAISLDGPGISEAELAALRVPTLVIGQARDLVHPLSHVRRLADLIPGARTVEITPKGEDKPRSLAEFRAVLAEFLLSLPDETAR, via the coding sequence ATGAGCGTCACGCTCGACCGCGATGGGCTCGCCCTCAGCCTCGTCGATCAGGGCGGCGAAGGCCTGCCGATCGTCTTCCAGCACGGGCTGTGCGGCGGCGAAGGTCAGGTCGCGGAACTCCTTCCGACGCCGGCCCCCGCGCCGCTTCCCCCGCTCCGACGCCTGACGCTCGAATGCCGCGGCCACGGCGCCTCCGAGGCCGGCGACCCGGCGCGCTTCTCGATCGCGACCTTCGCCGACGACGTCGCCGCCGCCGTGGAAAGCCGCGGCATCACCCGCGCCGTGTTCGGCGGCGTCTCGATGGGCGCGGCGATCGCGACGCGCCTCGCCGTCCGCCGGCCCGATCTCGTCCGCGCACTTGTCCTGCTGCGCCCCGCCTGGATCACCGAGGCCGCGCCGGCGAACATGGCCGCCAATCTCGAGGTCGGCCGTCTGCTCGCCGCCCACGCGGCCGACGACGCCCGCGCTTTGTTCGAAGCCTCCGACACCGCCCGGACGCTCGCCGCGGAGGCCCCCGACAATCTCGCCTCGCTGCGCGGCTTCTTCACCCGCGAACCGATTCCCGTGACGTCGGACCTCCTCACCGCGATCTCCCTCGACGGGCCGGGCATCAGCGAGGCCGAGCTCGCGGCGTTGCGCGTGCCGACGCTGGTGATCGGCCAGGCCCGGGACTTGGTCCATCCGCTCTCCCACGTCCGCCGCCTCGCCGATCTGATCCCCGGCGCACGCACCGTCGAGATCACGCCGAAGGGCGAGGACAAGCCCCGCTCCCTCGCCGAGTTCCGCGCCGTGCTCGCCGAATTCCTCCTTTCTCTGCCAGACGAGACCGCCCGATGA
- a CDS encoding ribulose-phosphate 3-epimerase, giving the protein MTNATARFDVLPKDRLLAEFSLWSADLIRLADDVARSEGQADVLHVDVADGHFAPAFLFFPDQVARVRAVTNLPIHVHLMVDDAILIEQIRQFAEAGADIISIHVENRSLVDEGLALIAELGCVPGVVLRVETPVEEAAPLLDRVGFLTLLGTAIGVKGQSLSETATGRLEVARRLIAEVGQGRRIVLAADGGIREHTVPLLRAAGAETVVMGSLAYGAPDLAARIAWVRGLPAPEALAS; this is encoded by the coding sequence ATGACGAACGCCACCGCCCGCTTCGATGTCCTGCCGAAAGACCGCCTCCTCGCCGAGTTCTCGCTGTGGTCGGCCGATCTCATTCGCCTCGCGGACGACGTCGCCCGCTCCGAGGGGCAGGCCGACGTGCTGCACGTCGATGTGGCGGACGGCCACTTCGCCCCCGCCTTCCTGTTCTTCCCCGATCAGGTCGCCCGCGTGCGCGCCGTCACGAACCTGCCGATCCACGTCCACCTGATGGTCGACGACGCGATCCTCATCGAGCAGATCCGCCAGTTCGCCGAGGCCGGGGCGGACATCATCAGCATCCACGTCGAGAACCGCAGCCTCGTCGACGAGGGGCTCGCGCTGATCGCCGAGCTCGGCTGTGTGCCGGGCGTCGTGCTCCGCGTCGAGACGCCGGTCGAAGAGGCCGCACCTCTCCTCGACCGCGTCGGCTTTCTGACGCTGCTCGGCACCGCGATCGGCGTCAAAGGCCAATCCCTGTCCGAGACGGCGACCGGCCGCCTCGAAGTGGCCCGCCGCCTCATCGCCGAGGTCGGTCAGGGCCGGCGCATCGTGCTCGCGGCCGACGGTGGCATCCGCGAACACACCGTGCCGCTGCTGCGTGCCGCCGGCGCCGAGACGGTGGTGATGGGCTCGCTCGCCTACGGCGCGCCCGATCTCGCCGCCCGCATCGCCTGGGTGCGCGGCCTGCCGGCGCCGGAGGCGCTCGCCTCGTGA
- a CDS encoding ROK family protein, with amino-acid sequence MSRAAIGLDLGGTELRAAIVSESGRVLAHAQVKTEAAAGPDAVIAQMAALARSVRAERPDLEILGVGIGAPGPLDSDTGIAIAPPTLAGWRDVPLRDRLAEALSMPVVLDNDGHAAALGEWRFGSGAGLRHFVYVTVSTGIGGGVVCDGRLVRGRRGLAGHVGHMTIVEDGPACACGNHGCWEALASGTALGHEARRAVAADPTSRLAALVGDAPATARHVTAAAREGDAASLALMAEEGRRLGIGIANLLHLYSPERIVLGGGLSSAFDLFAPAMRATIAARAMPEFRAVPVEPSALGLEVGVIGAAALVLAPDPGRGPVQPVFASASI; translated from the coding sequence GTGAGCCGCGCGGCGATCGGCCTCGATCTCGGCGGCACGGAGCTGCGCGCGGCGATCGTGAGCGAATCCGGCCGCGTCCTCGCCCACGCCCAGGTGAAGACCGAGGCGGCGGCGGGACCGGACGCGGTGATCGCCCAGATGGCCGCCCTCGCCCGCAGCGTGCGCGCCGAGCGGCCCGATCTCGAAATCCTCGGCGTCGGCATCGGTGCGCCGGGGCCGCTCGATTCCGACACCGGCATCGCCATCGCCCCGCCCACCCTCGCCGGCTGGCGCGACGTGCCGCTGCGCGACCGCCTCGCCGAAGCGCTGTCGATGCCGGTCGTGCTCGACAATGACGGCCACGCCGCCGCGCTCGGCGAATGGCGCTTCGGCAGCGGCGCGGGCCTGCGCCACTTCGTCTACGTCACGGTGAGCACCGGGATCGGCGGCGGCGTCGTCTGCGACGGCCGTCTGGTGCGCGGCCGCCGCGGCCTCGCCGGCCATGTCGGCCACATGACGATCGTCGAGGACGGTCCCGCCTGCGCCTGCGGCAATCACGGCTGCTGGGAGGCGCTCGCCTCCGGCACCGCCTTGGGCCACGAGGCGCGCCGCGCCGTCGCGGCCGATCCGACGTCCCGCCTCGCCGCCCTCGTCGGCGACGCACCCGCCACCGCCCGTCATGTGACCGCCGCGGCGCGCGAGGGCGACGCGGCATCCCTCGCCCTGATGGCCGAGGAAGGCCGCCGGCTCGGCATCGGCATCGCCAACCTTCTGCACCTCTATTCGCCCGAGCGAATCGTGCTCGGCGGCGGGCTCTCCTCCGCCTTCGATCTCTTCGCCCCCGCCATGCGCGCGACGATCGCCGCCCGCGCCATGCCGGAGTTCCGCGCGGTGCCGGTCGAACCCTCGGCCCTCGGCCTCGAGGTCGGCGTCATCGGCGCTGCCGCGCTGGTGCTCGCCCCCGATCCGGGGCGCGGGCCGGTTCAGCCGGTCTTCGCCTCGGCGTCGATATGA
- a CDS encoding sugar-binding transcriptional regulator, with amino-acid sequence MTSPIAPESGASRTVLHTVAKLHYEADLSQVEIARRLGVSAATVSRLLRRARDEGIVRIEIRDVATPEDVNAALVARLGLKRAAVIDAPEAGGLAALAAPVGALLKEAGLKAGSVLAIGWGRTLREVLLAGLPRLPGIVTVAAMGGMQQPAPEFQINELVRLAAEQLGGTPRFIHAPYLPSAEARAAYLGDPATRDHIALWSRLDAVLVGIGLPVATDRALGGTAGTPSDPALAAAAGDVLQHFYDEAGTLMPWDGEARLIAVTPTALRAVPLAIGVAVSVAKVPAIVGAARAGLVNALVTDLRTAQAVIDHIDAEAKTG; translated from the coding sequence GTGACCAGTCCGATCGCACCGGAGAGCGGCGCCTCGCGCACAGTTCTGCACACGGTCGCCAAGCTGCATTACGAGGCCGATCTCTCCCAGGTGGAGATCGCGCGCCGGCTCGGCGTGTCGGCGGCGACCGTCTCGCGGCTGCTGCGGCGCGCCCGGGACGAGGGCATCGTGCGCATCGAGATCCGCGACGTCGCGACGCCGGAGGACGTCAACGCCGCCCTCGTCGCCCGCCTCGGGCTGAAGCGCGCGGCGGTGATCGACGCACCGGAGGCGGGCGGTCTCGCCGCGCTCGCGGCGCCCGTCGGTGCGCTCCTCAAGGAGGCCGGGCTCAAGGCGGGCTCCGTGCTCGCCATCGGCTGGGGGCGCACTTTGCGCGAGGTCTTGCTCGCCGGGCTGCCGCGCCTGCCCGGAATCGTCACCGTCGCGGCGATGGGCGGCATGCAACAGCCGGCGCCGGAATTTCAGATCAACGAACTCGTCCGCCTCGCCGCCGAACAGCTCGGCGGCACGCCGCGCTTCATCCACGCGCCCTATCTGCCGTCGGCCGAGGCTCGGGCCGCCTATCTCGGCGATCCGGCGACGCGCGACCACATCGCGCTGTGGTCCCGGCTCGATGCGGTGCTGGTCGGCATCGGGTTGCCGGTCGCGACCGACCGCGCACTCGGCGGCACCGCCGGCACGCCGAGCGATCCCGCGCTCGCCGCCGCGGCGGGCGACGTCTTGCAGCACTTCTACGATGAAGCCGGCACGCTGATGCCGTGGGACGGCGAGGCCCGGCTGATCGCGGTGACGCCGACGGCGCTGCGGGCGGTGCCGCTCGCGATCGGGGTCGCGGTCAGCGTCGCCAAGGTGCCGGCGATCGTCGGCGCGGCGCGCGCCGGGCTCGTCAATGCGCTGGTCACCGATCTCAGGACCGCCCAGGCCGTGATCGATCATATCGACGCCGAGGCGAAGACCGGCTGA
- a CDS encoding tagatose-bisphosphate aldolase, translated as MAKMTTAEYRGYQQICDRDGMMMVIACDQRGGMRQLLAADPAEQAKISDATLGDTKADIARHLANEASCVLLDPICAVPKVIDETVLARDVGLVVGLDASGWDTAPGTGYRLSKLVPGIDARRVRALGGTGGKIMVYLRSDLPEANTHNLDIMRRVIEDFAREDLLLVTEFLTYRVEGESAEDYAAKLPSLIEGGTRLSLEAGAKVLKIPYPGDAATCAAITRLSGEVPWAVLSAGVDHATFLGQVETAMANGASGVIAGRALWKDCISLDRAVTRERLTTIAVPRLREIQAVLARHRRAEREAA; from the coding sequence ATGGCGAAGATGACGACGGCGGAATATCGCGGCTATCAGCAGATCTGCGATCGCGACGGGATGATGATGGTGATCGCCTGCGATCAGCGCGGCGGCATGCGACAGCTCCTCGCCGCCGATCCGGCCGAGCAGGCGAAGATCTCCGACGCGACCCTCGGCGACACCAAGGCGGACATCGCCCGCCACCTCGCGAACGAAGCCTCCTGCGTGCTGCTCGATCCGATCTGCGCAGTGCCGAAGGTGATCGACGAGACGGTGCTCGCCCGCGATGTCGGCCTGGTCGTCGGCCTCGACGCCTCCGGCTGGGACACGGCGCCGGGCACCGGCTACCGCCTGTCGAAGCTCGTCCCCGGCATCGACGCCCGCCGCGTGCGCGCGCTCGGCGGCACCGGCGGCAAGATCATGGTCTATCTGCGCTCCGACCTGCCCGAGGCGAACACGCACAATCTCGACATCATGCGCCGGGTGATCGAGGATTTCGCCCGCGAGGACCTGCTGCTCGTCACCGAATTTCTCACCTACCGCGTCGAGGGCGAAAGCGCGGAGGATTATGCCGCGAAGCTTCCCTCCCTGATCGAGGGTGGCACGCGGCTCTCCCTCGAGGCCGGCGCCAAGGTGCTCAAGATCCCCTATCCCGGCGATGCCGCGACCTGCGCGGCGATCACCCGCCTTTCCGGTGAGGTGCCGTGGGCCGTGCTCTCCGCCGGCGTTGACCACGCGACCTTCCTCGGCCAGGTCGAGACCGCGATGGCGAACGGCGCCTCGGGCGTCATCGCCGGCCGCGCGCTCTGGAAGGATTGCATCTCGCTCGACCGCGCGGTGACCCGCGAACGGCTGACGACCATCGCCGTGCCGCGGCTGCGCGAGATCCAGGCCGTGCTCGCCCGCCACCGCCGCGCCGAGCGTGAGGCGGCCTGA
- a CDS encoding ROK family protein, producing MPTAIGVDIGGTNLRAARVTNRGEILERISERITRDPETVVGRIIDLVSRLDRPDVAAIGIGVPGRVDARRQEVLSGGYLNLAGAALAERLEAAVGKPVTLDNDGNMALVAEVAVGAGRGCDNVVMFTIGTGIGGAVMEDRKLVRGRMAAGQLGHVTVDIEGGLCACGRRGCVETTSSGTALGRLVAEAGLPAGLSADDLFARVQAGDESATTVLTRWSRPMRAAIDSIVAAFDPDMVLLGGGLGASAHRALTRFAPAPSAWYQCNVAAAALGDDAGVIGGAISALMEHHMDAPVARPDSLAAAL from the coding sequence ATGCCGACGGCGATCGGCGTCGATATCGGCGGCACCAACCTGCGCGCGGCGCGGGTGACGAACCGCGGCGAGATCCTGGAACGCATCTCCGAGCGCATCACCCGCGATCCGGAGACGGTGGTCGGCCGCATCATCGACCTCGTCTCCCGGCTCGACCGGCCGGACGTCGCGGCGATCGGCATCGGCGTGCCCGGCCGTGTCGACGCCCGCCGCCAGGAGGTGCTCTCCGGCGGATATCTCAACCTCGCCGGTGCGGCCCTCGCCGAGCGGCTCGAGGCGGCCGTCGGCAAGCCGGTCACCCTCGACAACGACGGCAACATGGCGCTCGTCGCCGAGGTCGCCGTCGGCGCCGGGCGCGGCTGCGACAATGTCGTGATGTTCACCATCGGCACCGGCATCGGCGGCGCCGTGATGGAGGACCGCAAGCTGGTGCGCGGGCGCATGGCGGCCGGCCAGCTCGGCCACGTCACCGTCGACATCGAAGGCGGCCTGTGCGCCTGCGGGCGGCGCGGCTGTGTCGAGACCACGAGCTCCGGCACCGCCCTCGGCCGTCTCGTCGCCGAGGCGGGCCTGCCCGCCGGCCTGAGCGCCGACGATCTCTTCGCCCGCGTCCAGGCCGGCGACGAGTCCGCGACCACCGTGCTGACCCGCTGGAGCCGGCCGATGCGGGCGGCGATCGATTCGATCGTCGCCGCCTTCGATCCCGACATGGTGCTGCTCGGTGGCGGCCTCGGCGCCAGCGCCCACCGCGCCCTGACGCGCTTCGCCCCAGCGCCTTCCGCCTGGTATCAATGCAATGTCGCCGCGGCCGCCCTCGGCGACGATGCCGGCGTCATCGGCGGCGCGATCTCGGCGCTGATGGAGCACCACATGGACGCCCCCGTTGCGCGGCCCGATTCCCTGGCCGCGGCGCTGTGA